In Alteromonas naphthalenivorans, one DNA window encodes the following:
- a CDS encoding ABC transporter ATP-binding protein: MIDISSLAKRFEVENPKKLSEQEKKDPRLKGRYFQSVKDVSFSCGQGEVLGLLGPNGAGKTTTLRMLSTALKPDSGTVVIDGEDVLANPIIARKKIGFLSSSTGLYGRLTGRENIAYFGELHGITKSIISARIEEMADLLDMQSFLDRRAENFSSGMKQKTAIARAVIHEPSLVVLDEPTTGLDIMATSTVMDFIQRLKDKGTPVIFSTHHLDEVQMLCDRVTVINQGESVFNDSLAAFSALSDGQMHKSFLHTLKMNTAEVGQCG; this comes from the coding sequence ATGATTGATATATCTAGTCTTGCTAAACGCTTTGAGGTGGAGAACCCCAAAAAGCTAAGTGAGCAAGAGAAAAAGGATCCACGATTAAAAGGGCGCTACTTTCAATCAGTGAAGGATGTATCGTTTTCATGTGGTCAAGGAGAAGTGCTTGGTTTGCTTGGCCCTAATGGAGCAGGAAAAACCACTACATTACGCATGCTTTCAACCGCACTTAAGCCAGATAGCGGCACCGTGGTAATTGATGGTGAAGACGTGCTAGCCAACCCAATAATTGCGCGTAAAAAAATAGGGTTTCTGTCTAGCTCAACTGGTTTATATGGCAGACTGACTGGGCGAGAAAATATTGCTTATTTTGGCGAATTACATGGCATTACTAAATCGATAATTTCTGCACGTATTGAAGAAATGGCTGACTTACTCGACATGCAGAGCTTTTTAGATAGACGCGCAGAAAACTTCTCATCTGGTATGAAACAAAAAACAGCCATTGCCCGCGCTGTTATTCATGAACCTTCCTTAGTTGTGCTTGATGAGCCTACTACAGGCTTAGATATTATGGCCACCTCAACAGTGATGGACTTTATTCAGCGCCTTAAAGATAAAGGAACGCCAGTTATTTTTTCTACCCATCATTTGGATGAAGTTCAAATGCTTTGCGACCGTGTAACGGTGATCAATCAAGGCGAAAGTGTATTTAACGATTCCCTTGCCGCTTTTAGTGCGCTATCTGACGGACAAATGCATAAAAGCTTTTTGCACACTTTAAAAATGAATACAGCGGAGGTGGGGCAATGTGGTTAA
- the recA gene encoding recombinase RecA, which produces MDSNRSKALSAALGQIEKQFGKGAIMRLGDNQAMDIEAISTGSLTIDIALGIGGLPCGRVVEIYGPEASGKTTLTLQVIAEAQKNGKTCAFVDAEHALDPIYASKLGVNIDELLVSQPDTGEQALEICDMLVRSGGVDVVIVDSVAALTPKAEIEGDMGDSHVGLQARLMSQALRKLTGNIKRSNTLCIFINQIRMKIGVMFGSPETTTGGNALKFYSSVRLDIRRIGAVKEGDEVVGNETRVKVVKNKVAPPFKQAEFMIRYGEGISKEAELIDLGVKQKLVDKAGAWYSYKGDRIGQGKANVMKFLKENPAIADEIEKQIRAELLLPKTVKVEEAPAAEDDQQ; this is translated from the coding sequence GTGGACAGTAATAGATCTAAAGCTTTAAGTGCCGCACTTGGGCAAATTGAAAAGCAGTTCGGTAAAGGCGCTATTATGCGTTTAGGCGACAACCAAGCGATGGACATTGAGGCTATCTCTACTGGTTCACTCACCATTGATATTGCTTTGGGCATAGGCGGCTTGCCATGTGGTCGTGTGGTAGAAATTTACGGACCTGAAGCCTCGGGTAAAACGACACTTACCTTGCAGGTAATTGCAGAGGCTCAAAAGAATGGTAAAACTTGTGCCTTCGTAGATGCTGAGCACGCACTTGATCCAATTTACGCGTCGAAGCTAGGTGTAAACATCGATGAGCTTTTAGTTTCTCAGCCTGATACGGGTGAACAAGCGCTTGAAATTTGTGACATGCTGGTTCGTTCTGGCGGTGTTGATGTCGTTATTGTTGACTCGGTTGCTGCCCTTACGCCAAAAGCGGAAATTGAAGGTGACATGGGTGACTCACACGTTGGTTTGCAAGCGCGATTAATGTCGCAAGCATTGCGTAAACTCACAGGTAACATCAAGCGTTCAAATACCTTGTGTATCTTCATTAACCAAATTCGTATGAAAATTGGTGTAATGTTCGGAAGCCCAGAAACAACAACTGGTGGTAACGCACTTAAGTTCTACTCTTCAGTACGTTTAGATATCCGCCGTATCGGTGCGGTCAAAGAAGGCGATGAGGTAGTAGGTAACGAAACTCGCGTTAAAGTAGTGAAAAACAAAGTAGCACCGCCATTTAAGCAAGCTGAATTCATGATTCGCTACGGCGAAGGTATAAGTAAAGAAGCTGAGCTTATCGACTTAGGTGTTAAGCAGAAATTGGTTGATAAGGCCGGTGCTTGGTACAGCTACAAAGGTGATCGTATCGGTCAGGGTAAAGCGAACGTAATGAAGTTCCTAAAAGAAAACCCAGCTATTGCCGATGAGATTGAAAAACAAATTCGCGCTGAGCTACTTTTACCTAAGACAGTGAAAGTAGAAGAAGCACCTGCTGCAGAAGATGATCAGCAGTAG
- a CDS encoding CinA family protein, producing MVSDNTTEMVTALGNALRRKSWTVSSAESCTGGGVAFAFTSIAGSSDWFNQSWVTYSNDAKMRELGVKPETLNAHGAVSMQTVGEMAAGVKYKSDANVVVTVSGIAGPGGGSEEKPVGTVWFGFICGAKSETIKQVFAGDRETVRLHAIEFAITHLLAMLAD from the coding sequence ATGGTATCTGACAATACAACAGAGATGGTGACCGCGTTGGGTAATGCGCTTCGCCGTAAAAGCTGGACGGTTTCAAGCGCAGAGTCTTGCACCGGAGGCGGCGTTGCGTTCGCCTTTACCAGTATTGCTGGCAGTTCAGACTGGTTTAACCAAAGTTGGGTGACGTATTCAAACGACGCTAAAATGCGTGAACTAGGTGTGAAACCAGAAACCCTCAATGCGCATGGTGCGGTGTCGATGCAGACCGTTGGAGAAATGGCGGCGGGCGTTAAGTACAAGAGCGACGCGAATGTTGTGGTAACCGTAAGTGGAATTGCAGGCCCAGGTGGCGGCAGCGAAGAAAAGCCTGTGGGTACAGTTTGGTTTGGGTTTATCTGTGGTGCTAAATCAGAAACGATTAAGCAGGTTTTTGCTGGAGACCGCGAGACTGTTCGTCTGCATGCAATAGAATTTGCGATTACCCATCTATTGGCGATGTTGGCTGATTGA
- the mutS gene encoding DNA mismatch repair protein MutS: MMRQYLTIKAQHPNILMFYRMGDFYELFFDDAKKAAELLDISLTARGKSGGDPIPMAGVPYHAVESYLARLVKMGESVAICEQVGDPATSKGPVERQVQRIVTPGTVTDEALLEERRDNVLAAVCGHSMHYGVATLDVTSGRFVVVECDTDDALLGELQRINPAELLYPEGFESLPLIEQRKGLRRRPEWEFDIDTATEQLTAQFQTKELAGFGVSDLTKGIGAAGCVLQYVKDTQRTALPHIRRIQKEQQDSRVQLDAATRRNLELTHNLAGGIENTLFSVMDTTTTAMGSRLLQRYIHSPITDQHELHNRQDAIEALIDNEPDAIRGHLKTIGDIERIMARLALRSARPRDFARLKNALNTLPDLQEALGAYNVAQLNELKQAVSTYPELQALLNNAIIDNPPVVIRDGGVIAEGFNSELDELRKLSQGATDYLDAMEQRERERTGISTLKVGYNRVHGFFIEISRANSDKAPAEYIRRQTLKNTERFITPELKEHEDKVLTSQGRALALEKQLYEALFDEVAPSLNALIETAAALAKLDVLCCFAERALSLDWYRPTLSMESALTYEEGRHPVVEQVMKDPFIANPLTLNDSQRMLIITGPNMGGKSTYMRQTALIALLAYIGSYVPAQNAHIGKIDRIFTRIGASDDLASGRSTFMVEMTETANILHNATEHSLVLMDEIGRGTSTYDGLSLAWACASYLAQKLNAYTLFATHYFELTELPDTEKSVVNVHLDAVEHDDTIRFMHSVQNGAASKSFGLQVAQLAGVPKPVIKAAQQKLAILENAHLISETESSADVKTDKSSNIGDETGKQHDRRANKKAASTAHGSLQSQSQLLFPDKPHPVVEALENLSPDELSPRQALDLIYTLKRLSQS, from the coding sequence ATGATGCGCCAGTATTTAACGATAAAGGCGCAGCACCCTAACATTCTTATGTTTTACCGTATGGGCGACTTTTATGAGTTGTTTTTCGACGATGCCAAGAAAGCCGCAGAACTGCTTGATATATCATTAACCGCACGGGGCAAATCCGGTGGCGATCCTATTCCTATGGCTGGCGTTCCTTACCACGCGGTTGAAAGCTATTTAGCCCGGTTGGTGAAAATGGGCGAGTCGGTAGCGATTTGCGAACAAGTTGGCGACCCAGCTACAAGCAAAGGCCCTGTAGAGCGCCAAGTCCAGCGCATTGTTACCCCAGGTACGGTTACCGATGAAGCCTTATTAGAAGAACGCCGCGATAATGTACTAGCGGCAGTTTGCGGCCACAGTATGCATTACGGCGTGGCTACATTAGATGTAACCAGTGGCCGGTTTGTAGTGGTCGAGTGCGACACTGACGATGCCTTGTTAGGTGAACTACAACGAATTAATCCTGCTGAACTACTCTATCCTGAAGGCTTTGAAAGCTTACCCTTGATTGAACAGCGTAAAGGCTTGCGTCGGCGGCCCGAGTGGGAATTCGATATCGATACCGCCACCGAACAATTAACCGCTCAGTTTCAAACGAAAGAACTGGCGGGGTTTGGGGTATCAGATTTAACCAAAGGCATTGGCGCCGCCGGTTGTGTGCTTCAATATGTGAAAGATACCCAGCGTACAGCCCTTCCCCATATTCGCCGTATTCAAAAAGAACAGCAAGACAGCCGCGTACAATTAGATGCAGCTACCCGCAGAAATCTAGAGCTTACCCACAATTTAGCCGGCGGCATTGAAAATACCCTGTTTAGCGTGATGGATACGACCACTACCGCCATGGGTAGCCGGTTACTACAACGCTATATTCACTCGCCTATTACCGATCAACACGAATTACATAACCGTCAAGATGCCATTGAAGCACTTATCGACAATGAGCCAGATGCTATTCGCGGTCATTTAAAAACGATTGGCGATATTGAACGCATAATGGCACGTTTGGCATTGCGTTCAGCAAGGCCTAGGGATTTCGCTAGACTTAAAAACGCGTTGAATACCCTACCCGACCTTCAAGAAGCGTTGGGGGCGTATAACGTTGCACAGCTAAATGAATTAAAACAGGCCGTCAGTACTTACCCAGAACTACAAGCTTTATTAAATAACGCTATTATCGATAACCCGCCTGTGGTTATTCGCGATGGCGGGGTTATTGCTGAAGGCTTTAATAGCGAATTAGATGAGCTTCGAAAATTGTCTCAAGGTGCTACTGATTATCTTGACGCCATGGAGCAACGCGAACGTGAACGCACGGGCATTTCAACCCTAAAAGTAGGCTACAACCGGGTTCACGGTTTCTTTATCGAGATTAGCCGTGCCAATAGCGACAAAGCACCCGCCGAATATATTCGCAGGCAAACGCTTAAAAATACTGAACGCTTTATCACCCCAGAACTTAAAGAGCACGAAGATAAAGTACTTACCAGTCAAGGTCGTGCTCTAGCCCTAGAAAAACAGCTTTATGAAGCACTTTTCGATGAAGTCGCGCCAAGCTTAAATGCGTTAATTGAAACCGCTGCGGCGCTGGCTAAACTCGACGTATTATGCTGTTTTGCCGAGCGCGCGTTAAGTCTGGATTGGTATCGGCCAACATTAAGTATGGAAAGTGCGCTGACCTACGAAGAAGGTCGGCATCCTGTGGTGGAACAGGTTATGAAAGACCCGTTCATTGCTAACCCATTAACACTCAACGATAGCCAGCGCATGCTTATTATTACCGGCCCTAACATGGGCGGTAAATCAACCTACATGCGCCAAACCGCGTTAATTGCACTATTAGCGTATATTGGCAGCTATGTGCCCGCACAAAACGCCCATATTGGTAAAATTGATAGAATATTTACTCGTATTGGCGCTTCTGACGATTTAGCATCTGGTCGCTCAACCTTCATGGTAGAGATGACGGAAACCGCCAACATTCTGCACAATGCCACCGAGCATTCGTTAGTTTTAATGGATGAGATTGGCCGCGGCACCAGTACTTACGATGGCTTGTCGCTCGCATGGGCATGCGCCAGCTATCTCGCCCAAAAGCTGAATGCTTATACCCTATTTGCAACCCATTATTTTGAGCTTACCGAGTTACCTGATACCGAGAAAAGTGTAGTTAATGTACATTTGGATGCGGTAGAGCACGACGACACCATCCGGTTTATGCATAGCGTACAAAATGGCGCGGCGAGTAAAAGCTTTGGTTTACAGGTTGCACAACTTGCAGGTGTACCTAAGCCGGTTATTAAAGCGGCGCAGCAAAAACTCGCTATTTTGGAAAACGCGCATCTTATTTCTGAAACTGAATCCAGTGCTGATGTTAAAACTGATAAATCATCTAACATTGGGGATGAAACTGGCAAGCAGCACGATAGACGCGCCAACAAAAAAGCAGCGTCAACGGCGCATGGTTCCTTACAATCTCAGTCACAACTGTTGTTCCCAGATAAACCCCATCCGGTTGTAGAAGCATTGGAAAATTTATCCCCAGATGAACTTTCACCACGCCAAGCACTAGACCTTATTTACACGCTCAAGCGTTTAAGTCAGTCATAA
- a CDS encoding CTP synthase encodes MTNYIFVTGGVVSSLGKGIAAASLAAILEARGLTVTMLKLDPYINVDPGTMSPIQHGEVFVTDDGAETDLDLGHYERFIRTRMTKRNNFTTGRVYEEVLKRERRGDYLGATIQVIPHITNEIKRRVVEGAEGHDVAIVEIGGTVGDIESQPFLEAIRQLGTELGREKAMYMHLTLVPYMPASGEVKTKPTQHSVKELRSIGIQPDILVCRSVGALPSTERSKIALFTNVNDKSVISLKDVDSIYRIPAALKAQGMDQLVVDRFGLDCKEADLSEWEQVLYAESNPTAEVNIGMIGKYVELPDAYKSVNEALKHAGLKNRLTVNIHYIDSQDVESKGAQILEKLDAILVPGGFGERGIEGKIAAARYARENKVPYLGICLGMQVALIEFARNVAGMEDANSSEFDPETPYPVVGLITEWLDEAGTTEIRSENSDLGGTMRLGSQLCHLIEGTKVHEMYGSGEIYERHRHRYEVNNNLREQIEAAGLKVSGLSTDKRLVEVIEIPDHPWFIAGQFHPEFTSTPRDGHPLFKGFVAAAGQYQKENH; translated from the coding sequence ATGACAAATTATATTTTCGTCACCGGTGGTGTAGTTTCATCGCTAGGTAAAGGTATTGCCGCTGCGTCGTTAGCCGCAATTCTTGAAGCTCGCGGGCTCACCGTCACCATGTTAAAACTCGACCCGTATATTAATGTCGACCCAGGCACCATGAGCCCTATTCAACATGGCGAAGTATTTGTTACCGATGATGGCGCAGAAACCGATCTTGACCTTGGCCACTACGAGCGTTTCATTCGCACCCGTATGACCAAGCGTAACAACTTCACTACCGGACGGGTATACGAAGAAGTACTAAAACGTGAACGTCGAGGTGACTACTTAGGCGCCACTATTCAGGTTATTCCACACATTACCAACGAAATTAAGCGCCGTGTGGTTGAAGGCGCTGAAGGCCACGATGTGGCTATTGTTGAAATTGGTGGAACGGTAGGTGACATCGAATCACAACCTTTCTTAGAAGCAATTCGTCAACTAGGCACCGAACTAGGTCGAGAAAAAGCGATGTACATGCACTTAACCTTAGTGCCTTATATGCCAGCTTCAGGCGAAGTAAAAACGAAACCAACACAGCATTCGGTGAAAGAACTCCGTTCTATTGGTATACAACCAGATATTTTAGTGTGCCGCTCTGTAGGCGCGCTTCCTTCTACTGAGCGTTCTAAAATTGCGTTATTTACTAACGTAAACGATAAATCGGTAATTTCGCTTAAAGATGTAGACAGCATCTACCGCATTCCAGCTGCCCTTAAAGCGCAAGGTATGGATCAACTTGTGGTAGACCGCTTTGGTTTAGACTGTAAAGAAGCCGACCTATCTGAATGGGAACAAGTGCTTTATGCAGAGTCTAACCCTACTGCTGAAGTTAACATCGGTATGATTGGTAAATACGTTGAATTGCCGGACGCTTATAAGTCAGTTAATGAAGCCCTTAAACATGCTGGGTTGAAGAACCGTTTAACCGTAAATATCCACTATATCGACTCTCAAGACGTTGAAAGTAAAGGCGCGCAAATTTTAGAAAAACTAGATGCTATATTAGTGCCTGGTGGTTTTGGTGAGCGCGGTATCGAAGGCAAAATTGCCGCTGCACGCTATGCCCGTGAAAACAAAGTGCCTTATTTAGGTATTTGTCTAGGTATGCAGGTAGCGCTTATTGAGTTTGCGCGTAATGTAGCGGGTATGGAAGATGCCAATAGTTCTGAATTTGATCCTGAGACACCGTATCCGGTTGTTGGTTTAATTACAGAATGGCTTGATGAAGCAGGTACCACAGAAATACGTAGTGAAAATTCAGACCTCGGCGGCACTATGCGCTTAGGCAGTCAGCTTTGCCACTTAATTGAGGGCACTAAGGTGCATGAAATGTATGGCAGTGGTGAAATTTACGAGCGCCACCGTCATCGTTACGAAGTTAACAACAACCTTCGTGAACAAATTGAAGCCGCCGGGTTAAAGGTAAGTGGTTTGTCCACTGATAAACGACTTGTAGAAGTTATCGAAATACCTGACCATCCTTGGTTTATCGCGGGTCAATTCCACCCTGAATTTACGTCAACCCCTCGTGATGGACACCCATTATTTAAAGGGTTTGTCGCTGCTGCTGGACAGTATCAAAAAGAGAATCATTAA
- the eno gene encoding phosphopyruvate hydratase has product MAKISRIIGREILDSRGNPTVEADVYLESGVMGRAAAPSGASTGSREALELRDGDKSRYLGKGVMKAVAAINDEIAPALLGKDALAQADIDAIMIDLDGTENKETHGANAILAVSLAVAKAAALEKGVALYEHIADLNGTPGQYSMPVPMMNIINGGEHADNNVDIQEFMVQPVGAKSFKEALRMGAEIFHSLKKVLSAKGLNTAVGDEGGFAPNLSSNAEALAVIVEAVENAGYKMNEDITLALDCAASEFYKDGQYVLSGEDKSFDSEAFGDYLADLSDKYPIVSIEDGLDESDWDGWASLTNKIGEKVQLVGDDLFVTNTKILKRGIDNGIGNSILIKFNQIGSLTETLNAIKMAKDAGFTAVISHRSGETEDATIADLAVGTAAGQIKTGSLCRSDRVAKYNQLLRIEEALGDAATYKGRSEIKGQ; this is encoded by the coding sequence ATGGCGAAAATTAGTCGCATTATTGGTCGCGAAATTTTGGACTCACGCGGTAATCCTACCGTTGAAGCCGATGTGTACTTAGAATCAGGCGTTATGGGCCGTGCTGCTGCTCCATCTGGTGCTTCAACAGGTAGCCGCGAAGCATTAGAACTTCGTGACGGTGACAAGTCTCGTTATTTAGGTAAAGGCGTAATGAAAGCCGTAGCCGCTATTAACGATGAAATTGCCCCTGCGCTTTTAGGTAAAGACGCACTAGCACAAGCTGATATTGACGCTATCATGATTGACCTAGACGGAACAGAAAATAAAGAAACTCATGGTGCAAATGCCATTCTAGCGGTATCGCTAGCAGTAGCTAAAGCAGCGGCCTTAGAGAAAGGCGTTGCCCTTTACGAGCACATTGCAGATCTTAACGGCACTCCTGGTCAATACTCGATGCCAGTACCTATGATGAATATCATCAATGGTGGTGAGCACGCTGACAACAACGTAGACATTCAAGAATTCATGGTACAGCCAGTAGGCGCAAAGAGCTTCAAAGAAGCCCTTCGCATGGGTGCTGAAATTTTCCATTCACTGAAGAAAGTACTTTCTGCTAAAGGCCTAAACACGGCTGTTGGTGACGAAGGTGGTTTCGCACCAAACCTTAGCTCTAACGCTGAAGCGCTAGCGGTTATCGTTGAAGCAGTAGAAAACGCTGGCTACAAAATGAATGAAGATATTACGCTAGCACTCGATTGTGCGGCATCTGAATTCTACAAAGATGGTCAATACGTATTGTCTGGTGAAGACAAGAGCTTCGATTCTGAAGCCTTTGGTGATTACCTAGCTGACCTTTCTGACAAGTACCCTATTGTGTCTATTGAAGATGGTCTAGACGAGAGTGATTGGGACGGTTGGGCAAGTTTGACCAATAAAATTGGCGAAAAAGTACAACTTGTTGGCGACGATTTGTTTGTAACTAACACCAAGATTCTTAAGCGTGGTATTGATAACGGTATTGGTAACTCAATCCTTATCAAGTTCAACCAAATTGGTTCACTAACTGAAACCTTGAACGCAATTAAGATGGCGAAAGATGCAGGCTTCACGGCTGTTATCTCTCACCGTTCAGGCGAAACAGAAGACGCCACTATTGCTGATTTAGCCGTAGGTACTGCAGCTGGCCAAATCAAAACTGGTTCACTATGTCGTTCAGACCGTGTTGCTAAGTACAACCAACTTCTTCGCATTGAAGAAGCGCTAGGTGATGCTGCAACTTATAAAGGTCGCTCTGAAATTAAAGGTCAGTAA
- a CDS encoding TonB-dependent receptor: MGHKLSKITLAMLSATSLSFATSTLAQDAQQEAEKDVEVIQVSGIRASLASALNEKRFTNNLVEVIEAEDIGKLPDQNLAEVLENITGIQITREAGVGTGVQIRGTDANRTEINGVSTVSSGAGRSGIDFEDVSAAIIAGLEVTKSPDAKTIEGSVGGTINLKTIRPLQLTERLTSIRIQGENSSLSTDSGFQPHLSATFGDNWENDHGKFGVVVSGSYSEQDVSAFRPRADRDNLIASDSGVASAQSFDFLPIQFFVQDYDNYEYETKNFVGTFEWQPNDNTKFFFDAIINDQERLQESSRVQASGVSALNDISVPDAFETINFGSLGGTDLGSMQAALRGVIPVNLDNDDDDPNLRLSTDTNSRITESQIFRLGGEWQGEKWFVSAEVASSSSDTTTPSFNTTLNFINPNAPLDAGGGNDNSVPFEYDLSGGSLAFGIASGAEYAPTVEQLLDPANVVLRDVNIGRDTTENSEDAIRFDFSYYVDSMITSVDFGYRYNKSASTRDDVNTSVGLRSMEDSPRGDLFSELLVAGPNNFNDADGRELYVRDFLIINPELVASDPDGVLATLQQAMDAHGSTATLNAPTSSSSGFFDIEEETHALYAQANFEYEMFRGNFGLRYLQTDVTSVGNSITVDGDGNELVSQVTNTGDYDFILPRLNIVADVADDVVLRFGAGKDIRRPDFDDLSTSVTFSTSPNPNVAIGNPGLEPEEVTSFDLAAEWYFAEASVLSVGIFHKTRKALHVDQIVSAFEDPVTGYRDLTDPCEGGGVFNPIADINVFGPELGTGICVGTETKINDAGETTQKGIEIAVQYDLSGFEKELGWASGFGVLANYTIQEFDGGDSENTATSRAANVFAASTGIDDIEVSTVQGLLNLSENAYNFTLYYEKFGLSARMRYTWREAYRSDDFGSTSSFPWGFPVVQEDRGQLNASINYDVNEDLNIGIEAVNITESEVEQSCINEGALLCFQGLTDRRVTLGANYRF, from the coding sequence ATGGGACACAAATTATCTAAAATTACCTTAGCGATGTTATCTGCAACATCGTTGAGTTTTGCCACTTCTACCCTTGCTCAAGACGCTCAACAAGAAGCTGAAAAAGACGTAGAAGTTATACAGGTTTCTGGTATTCGCGCCTCGCTTGCCAGTGCACTAAACGAAAAACGTTTTACAAACAATTTAGTAGAAGTCATTGAAGCTGAAGACATTGGTAAATTGCCTGACCAAAACTTAGCGGAAGTGTTAGAAAACATCACGGGTATACAAATTACGCGTGAAGCGGGTGTTGGAACAGGGGTTCAGATTCGTGGTACCGACGCTAACCGAACAGAAATAAACGGCGTATCTACAGTGAGTTCAGGCGCAGGCCGAAGCGGTATCGATTTTGAAGATGTGTCAGCAGCAATTATTGCCGGTTTGGAAGTTACCAAGTCACCAGATGCGAAAACAATTGAAGGTTCTGTTGGTGGTACCATCAACCTTAAAACAATTCGTCCTCTTCAATTAACTGAGAGATTGACGTCGATTCGTATTCAAGGTGAAAACAGCAGCTTGTCTACAGACAGTGGTTTCCAACCTCATCTTTCAGCGACGTTTGGTGATAACTGGGAAAACGATCACGGTAAATTCGGTGTGGTAGTGAGTGGTAGTTATTCGGAGCAAGATGTATCGGCGTTCAGACCACGTGCTGACCGAGATAACTTAATTGCATCAGATAGCGGCGTGGCCAGTGCGCAATCCTTCGATTTCCTACCCATTCAGTTTTTCGTACAAGATTATGATAACTACGAATATGAAACGAAAAACTTTGTAGGTACCTTTGAATGGCAGCCAAACGACAACACTAAGTTTTTCTTCGATGCAATCATCAATGACCAAGAACGTTTGCAAGAAAGCTCACGTGTTCAAGCGTCAGGCGTAAGTGCACTTAACGATATTTCAGTACCGGATGCCTTCGAAACGATTAATTTCGGTTCTTTAGGTGGCACTGATTTAGGTTCAATGCAGGCTGCTCTTCGCGGTGTGATTCCAGTGAATCTTGATAACGATGACGACGATCCTAATCTTCGTTTGTCTACCGATACAAATTCTCGTATTACAGAGAGCCAAATCTTTAGATTAGGTGGTGAGTGGCAAGGCGAGAAATGGTTTGTAAGTGCTGAAGTTGCCTCTTCATCTTCAGATACTACCACTCCTAGCTTTAATACTACGCTTAACTTTATCAACCCCAATGCACCGCTAGATGCTGGTGGTGGTAACGACAACAGTGTTCCGTTTGAATATGACTTATCTGGCGGTTCACTAGCGTTCGGAATTGCTTCTGGTGCAGAATACGCACCAACAGTAGAACAGCTTTTAGACCCTGCTAACGTTGTTTTACGTGATGTGAATATAGGTAGAGATACCACTGAAAACTCAGAAGATGCGATCCGTTTTGATTTTTCTTATTACGTAGACTCGATGATCACGTCAGTCGACTTTGGTTATCGCTACAATAAATCAGCGAGCACCCGTGACGATGTTAACACCAGTGTTGGTTTAAGAAGTATGGAAGACAGTCCTCGAGGTGATTTATTCTCTGAATTACTAGTCGCTGGGCCTAATAACTTCAACGATGCGGATGGTCGCGAACTTTACGTTAGAGATTTCTTAATCATTAACCCTGAATTAGTGGCTTCAGATCCAGATGGCGTATTAGCTACACTACAACAAGCTATGGACGCACACGGTTCGACGGCTACATTGAATGCGCCAACATCAAGTTCATCAGGTTTCTTCGACATCGAAGAAGAAACACATGCACTTTATGCGCAAGCAAACTTTGAATATGAGATGTTCCGCGGTAATTTTGGTTTGCGTTATTTGCAGACAGACGTTACCTCTGTAGGTAACTCAATTACTGTTGACGGTGATGGAAACGAATTGGTATCGCAAGTAACTAATACCGGTGATTATGATTTCATTCTACCTCGATTAAATATTGTTGCTGATGTGGCTGATGATGTTGTCCTTCGCTTCGGTGCCGGTAAAGATATACGCCGACCTGACTTCGACGACTTATCTACTTCAGTAACATTTAGCACAAGCCCTAACCCAAATGTAGCTATCGGTAACCCTGGTTTAGAGCCTGAAGAAGTAACCTCTTTCGACTTAGCGGCAGAATGGTACTTTGCTGAAGCGAGCGTGTTAAGTGTTGGTATATTCCATAAAACACGTAAAGCGCTTCATGTTGACCAGATTGTAAGTGCATTTGAAGATCCAGTAACAGGTTATCGTGATCTTACCGACCCTTGTGAAGGTGGCGGTGTGTTTAACCCAATTGCTGATATCAACGTTTTTGGACCTGAACTAGGCACAGGTATTTGTGTAGGTACAGAAACTAAGATTAACGACGCTGGCGAAACCACGCAAAAAGGTATCGAAATTGCGGTTCAATATGACCTTTCAGGTTTTGAAAAAGAACTTGGTTGGGCTTCAGGTTTCGGTGTACTTGCTAACTACACGATTCAAGAGTTCGATGGTGGTGATTCAGAGAATACAGCCACTAGTCGTGCGGCAAATGTATTTGCAGCTTCTACGGGTATCGATGATATTGAAGTGTCAACAGTTCAAGGCTTACTAAACTTATCTGAAAATGCCTATAACTTTACCTTGTACTACGAGAAGTTTGGTTTGTCAGCCCGTATGCGTTACACATGGCGTGAAGCGTACCGCTCGGACGACTTCGGAAGCACATCTAGTTTCCCTTGGGGTTTCCCAGTAGTTCAGGAAGACCGTGGTCAGCTTAACGCTAGCATCAACTACGACGTGAACGAAGACTTGAACATAGGTATTGAGGCGGTAAACATTACTGAATCAGAAGTTGAGCAGTCTTGTATTAATGAAGGTGCACTGTTGTGCTTCCAAGGTCTTACCGACCGCCGAGTGACTTTAGGTGCTAACTACCGCTTCTAA